Part of the Triticum aestivum cultivar Chinese Spring chromosome 4D, IWGSC CS RefSeq v2.1, whole genome shotgun sequence genome is shown below.
TTTCGAGCAGGCTTATGTTTATTTAACTGACTAGTATTGTCCTGTGAATGTGATAGTAGGCTATATGCcatgtatccccccccccccccccccccaccaaacaTTAACTTGATACCTGACCATATCCCACCAGAACAATGCGATAACATTGTTTATTTGTTTCCATGTTTCATGTGTACACTTATTTCTCATCTACCCAAAAGGTATTTCCTCATTGATTCACTGAAATATAATACTGTTTTATTTCCAGGTTGTTTGGCAAGACAGCATTGATCCTGACAACATGACATATGAGGTTAATGACTTCTCTTGCATGACTTGTGTAACCATGCTCTTATGCTCGCTGTTTCATGTAAAACCCACTTGATATATGTGTCATCTTCTGCATCTGATTTATATGTTTGGGTTCAGCTAGATAGGTAAAAGTCTGCAGTGATTACACCATGCACAATTGGATTGATCACTTTATTGTTCTTATTTGGGTGCTTTGAGGACCAAAATACTGGACATCAAGGATGATGTGACTTGAGATGAAGAAAAAATTTGTTACTTGAATAATCACTTAGCAGTATTTTTGCTGTGCTTATCTGAAAGTACATGCTTGTAAAGCCACTAGTAGATATATACATCCACACATCACACTGCTTTTCTTTTGTTCCATTCCATGCACTGGAACTATTCAACTAACAATAGTACAATACTCTTCAATGGTTAAGCTCTTTATCCATTAATCATTCGTTTCATTGCTAGTTTTGTTTGTCTCATCTTATTATTTCTGGAACTTGGTTCGCTTACAAGTTTTTGTTGACAGGAATTGTTGGATTTGGGCGAGGCAGTTGGAACCCAAAGTCGGGGTCTCTCCCAAGAAAGCATTTCAGCACTTCCAGTCACCAAATTCAAGTGTGGTTTATTTTCAAGGAAGAAAAAACGCCGTGAAAGGTTAGATCTTGCTGCATTCTCTTACACCATCAGTTCTGGACTATGACTTTGCCCTACTTTATGCGTGCCCTCTTGGCATGCTGTAGGCCACTGTAGGTTTAGGCTTTTAGTTTTCGGTTAGGCAGGTTTaccttatcttttgaagcataccATAGTAGGAGTAGTTCTGTCTGCATCGACACGATGCTGCATCTTGAGTGCAATATTCTGTTTCTGCTTACCTGTAGAGGACACAGTTACAGCAACCCGATTCTTAAATGGAAAGGAAGATAACTTTTAGAACTTTCATATGGGTAACAAACAGGTGTGTGATCTGTCAAATGGAGTATCGGAGAGGGGATCTGCAGATGGCGCTCCCCTGCAAGCATGTGTACCATGCCAGCTGCGTGACAAAATGGCTTACCATCAACAAGGTCAGCGCTAACGAAAGGGAACAACCTGTATCCGCTTCTTGTTTCTACCCCCTGCCTCTTTATCTGACAGGAGTATGCATTTGCTCTGTAGGTATGCCCTGTCTGCTTTGCTGAAGTTCCCGGTGAGGAGCCCAAGAGGCAATGAGTTATGTGGCAGCCACGAAGTTCTTGCGCTGGGACGACGTACGCGTGATCTCTGCTTGAGGGCAGCTTGCTTTGTGCCCTACCCCTTCCCTTTAGACTTGTATATTAGGACTATATCACTAAATATAGGTTATAAGCAGATGTAGCTGGAAGCTGGAACCGCTTCCCAGAGGTTTGCCGTAGGCTGTAGAGTTTGACCGTGAACTATGACCACGTGGTAGAGCTCCGATCGCGCATGCTTGCGAGGTGTTTTGTTCACTGCGAAGAGGCATGCGCTGGTTTCTGTTAACTGTATTTGATTAAGATTTTTGTGGACAGAGAAAAGATTCATTTGTTACACCCCCTGCTTTGCCCTGTGAGATTGCATTCCTTGGCCGTGATGTGTTTGTGACTGATTTTTTTTTGCGGAAGCTAGGTTTTGCCAGTTTTGTGTTGCTCCTTTATCTTTTCGGTCgggattttgtgtgtgtgtgtgtggctccTGTTTTTGTCTGTACTGGGAAGGGATGAACTCTGTATCCACTTGTACCGGTGACCACTGCTCAGCTATGGACCTGTCCAGTTCAGGTACAATttttgggggaggctttgccagtctTGTGTGTAGCTATCTGCAGTTGGATCAGCTCCATACACTTGTGCTTTGGTGACAACTGCTCAGCTCTGGACCTGTTGAGTTGAGGCAGTACAACTTTTCTTGGACAGGAAATTAACCTTTATTTAGCTCACAATTGTTACATTATCAACCAGGAAATCAGGGGATCATCCAGTCACACGGACGGACTGATTCTGGTATGTGGAGCTGAAAGATGGTGTGCCTCTCTAGGCCAGGTGCTTCACAAAACAAAATGGTGTCCAAACTTGATGGCGATCACCTATTCACAAGATGGCGCATCGAGTTGGCCTCACAGACAGCTCTCCTGCTTGACGACGGAATCGTGACACGTCCCAAAACATCAGAGACATCATCCAGCCGtgaacttccttccttccttccggcacgcacgcacgcacgtatGTTCCCGTGATCCCGTCTATACCCATCGAGTCGAGACACAAAAAACTTACCGCTCCCCGTTGACCAGGAGAGGAGAACTCCGCTCGGGACGGACGCGATCCCCCCGCGCGCCATGGCCGGTTCCCGTCGCGCCCTCCGCTTCGTCCTGCTCCTGCCGGCCATCCTCGGCGCCCtcctgccgccggccgccgcggggCCGCCCAAGGTATCCCTGGCGCTCTACTACGAGTCGCTCTGCCCCTACTGCTCGCGCTTCATCGTCACCCGCCTCGCCGGGATCTTCGACAGCGGCCTCATCCACGCCGTCGACCTCCTGCTCGTCCCCTACGGCAACGCCCACGTCCACGGCGCCAACAACACCATCTCCTGCCAGGTGCTGCAgttagctagtactccctccgttccaaaatataggtctttctagagatttcaacaagtgactacatacaaagcaaagcaaaatgagtgaatctacactctagaatatgtctatatacatccgtatgtggtaatctatttaaaatctcaaaaagacaagacttatatttaggaacagagggagtagtagacaGTAGTACAGTAGTATTTCAGTCATTCAATCCCCAATTAATTCTAATTCCCCATGAACCATCCGGCTCAAAATCGATTCCTAGCTAGAGTGGCACTGAATTACTCTGCGACGAATATCCTGTGCTCTTGCCTTGGGCCAATTCCAAAGCTAGTTTCTTGATTTTGCTGTCAGAGGTACTTTGAACGGTAGTGGTGGCAGCAGCGTGGCAGCATAGCGGCCAAGGCGTGTATGCTTGCTGCTAATCAGTCGCCGTCCTGCCGCGTTTGCCGTAGGCTCTATTTAGCGCGGCCCATTTGCTATTGTTTCCCTTTCTGTTTGTTTCtgccttgtactccctccgtccggaaatacttgtcggagaaatgcataaaaatgaatgtatctaaaactaaaatacatctagatatacccattcctccgacgagtatttccggacggagggagtacgaagaaataaCTGAATCTTTTTGTACTATGAACAAGACAAGCGCACGCACCTGGCTGCCTTGTCTAATTGTCTTACTTACACTAGAGCTAAAACGACTTCTCTCTCAGATCTCAACGAGTAATGCCATAGCGTGCTAACCCACCAGCCCACTACCCACGATCATGGTTTGTGATGATTCTAAAAGAGGAGGAGAACATGCTTTGCAACCGTCGCCTACAATCATGTGTTCCTACGGTGATTAATGGCCTGGTTTTTGGGCAGACCACAAGTTAGGCTCGCTCCACTACCGGCCCTTGCTCCTACCCTAGAGTTCTCTTGCAGTTTTCAGCTTAGGGAAGGGTTACTATAATTCATTGCAAGCCACTTCCATTGAGATTTTGTATTTGCTAGCTTTTGGAAACGCCACTAACAATCCTCAACAAGTTGCTTACCATCTGGTTTACGCGATCTAAATGTGTACCACACTTGGTGCTTCTTGCCTAGAATGGAAACTCTTCCTGAAGAAACAAGGTTCATTTGGATGTGCAATAGTTTTAGTTTTACAAATGCATCTAGATACCCTTTCTGCCATTTTATCGTGCAGATGCTCATAAGATGAAATGGTGGGAACCACTCATCATTTCACCATATCAAATATGCACCACATCGCCACGCACAGCTGAGCAATTCTAGTTTGTCCTTTAAACCACCTCACTGCACACGTGGCCACCCGTGCATCACCCTAATCGCCAATATAAACCCCTCATTGCCAAGCTCCTGCACTCACTCCAAGGCTCCACCATCTTCTCTGCACATTGATCCTCTGTGCATTGATCGACCGGAGGAGCAAACCCCATGACCACCCGCCCCCACCgtttcctcctcctccccgtgctACTCCTGCTGCTCAGCACCTCCTCTGCGAGCGCCAATGGTGGCGTCGTCACGGCGGGGAGCGGGAAGGTGAGCATGGCGCTCTACTATGAGTCGCTGTGCCCCTTCTCAGCGCACTTCGTGGTGAACAGCCTCACCAGAGTCTTTAAGGATGGACTCCTTGATGCCGCGGACCTCACCCTCGTCCCCTACGGCAATGCCAAGGTGGACGCGCATGGTGCCATCACCTGTCAGGTGTGCCATCGCCGCGCGCCCGATCCGTTTCTCTGTTCTTCCTTTGGTTATTGTTGATGTTTCTTTGTTCAGTCGGGGATCCTGGGTGTGTACTTAGTTCTGAGTACTTTCTAACTAGTATTGTCTAATTACTGACTATTTGGCGGTGGATGGTGTTGGTGCTCATACTAATGTTGGgtttttggcttgttgcagcatgGCCCCGATGAATGCCTTCTGAACAACGTGGAGGCTTGTGCCATCGACGCCTGGCCGGATTTGGTAATTCATCCACATCTCATCATAATCTCTGCTCACAGCTTCACCACCAACGTATTGTTGCAACTACATTAAGTTCTCAGAAAAGAATAGGATGTACTATGATACATTAATTACAACGTGAACTTTGTATCAGTTATAGTAGTATAGAATAGCAAAAAGTCACTTTGGAACCTGGGTGCATTGGAGCCCTATTTTTTGAACTGTGCCAAAATGctattttgaagtttcaaaaaattctgaaaacaaatCAACATGTTTGTATGAATGTATATTACACATGTGTAAATTTGAATAGTCATTAGCTAGCTGTCGTTGGTTCCCAAGGTCCGAGTTCTCACCTCAAATTTAGACAGTTCTGCTACAAGTCTGGAGAATTTTGTTACACATACTCTTTGATATGATAGCTACTTGTCATTGGTTGCAGAATGTGCATTTCGGTTTCATCAACTGCGTGGAGGACCTGGTGATGAACCGCAAGCGCGAGGAATGGGAGTCGTGCTTCCAGAAACAGGGGCTTGACCCCAAGCCTGTCATGGAGTGCTACAACAGTGATCAAGGCCACAAGGTCCGTTCCCTTTGCCTCTGCGTTGTATCGTCACATACATTTTATAGGCAATATTGCTAACCACAGTGTTCGTATTTTGCTTGCTCCATCTAGCTTTCGCTCAAGTATGGGAAACAGACTGATGCGCTTGTGCCCCCGCACAAGTACGTTCCATGGGTGGTGGTTGATGGCCAGCCGCTGTACGAGGTAAGCAACAACCACTCTTCTCAAGTTTTAGATCCAATCATGATGGACGATTTTCCATTTTACCAACTGTTTCCTCAGCTTCATGTCCTAATTTCACCATATGAGCATACGCTAGTTTTTGAGTCATGATGAGCTTGTTTGTTTCAGGACTACGAGAACTTCGAAGCTTACGTCTGCAAGGCGTACAAGGGCCATCCTCCCAAGATTTGCCAAGGGCTGGGCCGTGACTACCCAATCGTACAACAGGTGGTGGAGGCTGGCAACGGTGTCACCTACAACTCCGGCGATT
Proteins encoded:
- the LOC123097750 gene encoding gamma-interferon-responsive lysosomal thiol protein isoform X2, with the translated sequence MAGSRRALRFVLLLPAILGALLPPAAAGPPKVSLALYYESLCPYCSRFIVTRLAGIFDSGLIHAVDLLLVPYGNAHVHGANNTISCQHGPDECLLNNVEACAIDAWPDLNVHFGFINCVEDLVMNRKREEWESCFQKQGLDPKPVMECYNSDQGHKLSLKYGKQTDALVPPHKYVPWVVVDGQPLYEDYENFEAYVCKAYKGHPPKICQGLGRDYPIVQQVVEAGNGVTYNSGDFELDEGGDDKIKMVQGDDN
- the LOC123097750 gene encoding gamma-interferon-responsive lysosomal thiol protein isoform X1; the encoded protein is MTTRPHRFLLLPVLLLLLSTSSASANGGVVTAGSGKVSMALYYESLCPFSAHFVVNSLTRVFKDGLLDAADLTLVPYGNAKVDAHGAITCQHGPDECLLNNVEACAIDAWPDLNVHFGFINCVEDLVMNRKREEWESCFQKQGLDPKPVMECYNSDQGHKLSLKYGKQTDALVPPHKYVPWVVVDGQPLYEDYENFEAYVCKAYKGHPPKICQGLGRDYPIVQQVVEAGNGVTYNSGDFELDEGGDDKIKMVQGDDN